The genomic DNA ATCCGCAATCGACCCTGCTGCTGGGGCAGGCGCGCGGCGCCGCCATTTGCGGCCTGGTCAGCGCGTCGCTGAGCGTGGCGGAATATTCGCCCACGCAGATCAAGCAGGCCGTCACCGGCACCGGCAAGGCGGCCAAGGAGCAGGTGCAGGCGATGGTGTCGCGCCTGCTGGCGCTGCCGGGCCTGCCCGGCTCGGATGCGGCGGACGCGCTGGGCGTCGCCATCTGCCACGCCAACACGCATGACACGGTCGCGGCCATTGCCACCATCGACCTGGCCACGCGCGGCACGGCTGGCCTGCGCATGAAGCGCGGCCGCCTGGTCGGCTAAACTAGCCGTCATTCACCATGAAACGGAATTACCCATGATCGGACGTCTCTCCGGCATCCTGCTCGAAAAAAATCCGCCGCAACTGCTGGTCGACGTCCAAGGCGTCGGCTACGAGGTCGACGTGCCGATGAGCACCTTCTACAACCTGCCGCACACGGGCGAGCGCGTCACCTTGTTCACGCACCAG from Pseudoduganella armeniaca includes the following:
- the ruvC gene encoding crossover junction endodeoxyribonuclease RuvC; its protein translation is MIILGIDPGLRTTGFGVIHKQGTKLRYIASGTIKSGEGDLPTRLKVILDGVAQLTATYQPDCAAIEKVFVNVNPQSTLLLGQARGAAICGLVSASLSVAEYSPTQIKQAVTGTGKAAKEQVQAMVSRLLALPGLPGSDAADALGVAICHANTHDTVAAIATIDLATRGTAGLRMKRGRLVG